tggaaacagctggagaatgaatgaatgaagtgtgaTGCTGAATCCTAACACAGGTCAATGTACTTCAGCACTGAGTCAACTTCACTCACTGACTTTCAAATCAAtccaaatcaaataaaacaaaatcaaataaaacatttcatttgagaGAAATCAAACACTTCGTAACTATTGCATCATTTCTGGTTATAAACAGAGTCTGTAGTTATTCATGTTATTCTTATCACTGTTGCGTCACTGGATCAAACTAACTCATGATTGTGTCACCGGGTTCAAACCTGTGACATGAGTTGAAGTTGACTTTAACATTATTATCACCTCAGTATCAGAACACggctgcttttctttcagaAACCGATGTGTAACATTAATGAACAATAATCTAAGTGTTTCTATTGATCATTGTACAAACGGGTCAGAAGACTGATGATGTCCAGATGTTCCAGTGGATTTATGAAACGTATGAAGttatgcatttgttttatttctttgtttgttagaatattaataattaattgttattaataataCTAGTAATAAAGAGATATAGTTATTTTAATTGGGTCGAAGTGAGCAGGTTTAGATTTTCTTCAGATCAGATACaaactgacttttatttattgattgctTTGGAAAGTTGCATCTactcaaacagcaggaaacaacaaTAATGGGTTAATGGATGAATGACATTCAGCAGTTTGGACAATATAGTTCTTCACTTGAATCAGATCCGTCTGTATCGGTGAGGAGAACGTAGTTTTACTGTATCTACATTATGAACATGTTTaaccagcagggggcgctctcttctctctccactgAGGTTATAGAAGCTGCCAGCAGAGTTCAGCAGCTGCCACACATCTGGTGGCAGCTGCTCAGACCCTGATCACGGTGAACGTCGCCCTCCGGAGGTCTGATGCTGCGTTACACTCCTCGCCTCAGACAGAACAAGCTGCCATGTTGTCGGGCTGCAGGccggacgaggaggaggaggaggaggaggaggaggcgaagAGGCAGTGCATGATGGGACAGAGGGGCTCATGGGCTCTGAGGGCTTCGGTCAGCAGGTGATGCTCCTTGGACAGAGAATCCACCTGGAAGATAAGGTGATTATTTTATTCCACTTCAGTTGGTTTCATTTCACTTAGTGTTAATGGATTTGTGGTCTGAaccttccctctcctctggaGGAGTTTCTCTGTTCCTGCGTCTTAAGACGTGATATGATTCCAATAATGAGATTATTTGAAGCACCTCTCTCCTCAGTTTTCTGTTCCTCTGCTCCAACAGCTCACAGgcctgaagagaggaggaggaagaaatcaTCAGTGAGTGGCGGGATTGGATGGAAGcttttgtcacatttactgCAGATGTACTCGTCATGAACGTCCGATGAACTCCTGAATTTTACACATAGAAATGACATTACTGTTCATAAGGAGATCAGCTCCACCTGTGGCATGAATGTattatttcctctgtggttCTGGAGGAACTTGTCAAACcctagaaaataataataacggTGATGACGTCAGAAATAATGTAAAGTTAAAGAATAAGGATACGTAGAGAGGCCGGACTCAGTGTGAAAGGACGATAAACAGACGATTAAAAGACGAGGAGTTTTTAATAGAGCGTCTCTGAGTGAGTGATGTGGTTGTTTACCGAGCAGGAAGTGTCTTACTGAGTTGAACTGATGAGGTTTGGGAACTTTGGGATCCAGTGATTTGGGATCAGGATATCTCGATCTCTGTTGccttgatttagattttttttagcaCAGCGACTTTAATGAAGGACAGTGAGTGAATAAATGAAGCTTCTCACCTGAAACACAAATCTAACCTTCATCCTAAAAAACAAGTCGCAGCTCTCAAACTTAGATCAGTGAGGAACAGACAAGATGTCATGGAGGTACAgcgtgcacgcgcacacacacacacacacttatacacactgagacacacacacacacacacacagagagacacacacacacacacacttatacacactgagacacacacacacacacacacacacacacctcgtgCAGCAGGTCggctctctgtgtttgtctcttgcGGCTCTTCTGAGCTGCAACTCtgttcttctccctcctcttcatcctcctgcCTTCGTCCTCTgacccctgacacacacacacacacacacacacacacacacacacacacacacacacacacacacacacacacacaataatataaacagagaaTATAATTAAATTCAACTAATCCCCTCGTTCGTCTCATCTTTCTCACACAAACCACAGACCTGAGTTTTAGTGACCGTAAAGATTCTGCCTTTTAATCTCATTCAAAATCCCCCGTCTTTGCGTCCATGACCGCTGACCTCACCGTGGCAACAAGCAGCAGTTCACAGCTCAGACGAAGACAGTAAAGGTGGAGTGATCTTACCTCACAGGTGTCACACAGGAGGTCattcctgctgctcttctgaCAGGACGAATCACAGTCTGACATCACAGATTTCTGACGCACACATtaaaaggagagaaacaggaggacGTCCTGCTCACCGGCTCTGCCACAAAACACAAGGTGTTAGTTACTGTGACGGAGTCCGGCGAAGTCAGAACAACCAGGCGGGAAAACAGGCTGCacagtttcacttcagctttcttttcacttttcaaagtTGTTGCAAGTTTAGAAGAAGCAGTGAGGACGGTTCACATAAGTCATGTGACCCCGGGGCCAGAACATTTGTGGACTGACGGAGGGTTTTGACATAAACTCATCAGTGACACATGAAACAATAAACCACAGACACAGCACAGGAGTGTAGGaggaaaaaaggttttattaccagtaaacatatttacaagttcttaaagctccatgttttcttcttctcctgtgttttatttgaagtgttgaagtCCTTCCTGATGGAACCGGTTTTGGGGGAACCAGGAATCGAACCACCAACCCAGGGATCAGCAGCCAACTCTTCCTACTGTGACAAGTCTAAATGTTCATGTAAACAAAAGCTcaagcatcatcatcacccaGATCCCGGGTAAGTTGATTCTAGTCAACGTGTAACTTGAATTTGGGGGTTGAGATACTAACTgacccttcaaaataaaacttcagtgtcgtctgctgtaaaaacactcaaatcctgcaaggtttggatggtgggtccaggtgggcggggcttggtgactgctttgttgtgacatcacaaagttccagaagtcctgacggctggttttaaggctcagtttctgaatacaggctgtgtgcatttctctgtggactgaggctttgatactttcacagtattaatatagaagctagagctgatctataatcacactacacatggacacagacctttacactggaggagctttaaattgACCATAAACTGACAAATGTGAACCAATGTTTAAAAAGGGGAATGAGAAAACATGAACAGAATGAGCAGGAGTCAAGTCACGTTTGGGGTTTCATCTGATTCACTGTAGTTCTGTTACTGTCACATTAACGGTGATTTACTTCCATGTGTAATAAGATAATCAATAAGAGAGTCGTCTGCTCAGAGGTTCAATCAGTCAGACACTTTTTGCAAATGGAGGAGCAAACAAccagttttatgtttgtttcatcagGAGGAGAACAGCGCCCTCTTATGGTTTCCCAGAAGTAGAAATATAAGACATAGAACCTGAAGCAGACATATTTACAATGAGTCAtatcctgtttctccactgcTGCCAGTTATTTAAACAGCTGAGCAATAAAACTGGGTAAAAACAAACTTGTTAGTTCATGACATCACACCATCATCTTCTTCTGCGGTGACGGCCGCAGGAAGCGTCACTCCGGTTCACCCTCTCCCGCGGGGCAGTCTGGTTTCTTGGCGAGGGGCACGTAGCAGTCTGTGGCCGCCGCCTCTTCCACGGCTCTCTTGATTGGCTGCTTGTTCCTTTCCGCAGCTCCCGCGGCGGGCAGCGGAGCGTCCGATTGGCCGTTGTAGCCGAACACTTCCCTGTGGATCTCCAGAGTGGCGTGACTCGGCTTCATGTTGAGGATCTCGCAGAGGCCTTCAGCTTGTTTCTGCAGAGTGTTGATcgactgcagagaaaaaaaaaaacgtgtcaataaagtttttacacATAGATCCATTTAATGCTCATTAAACTGACAGGTCACCTTGATAACCTGGATGGCCTGTTTCACCATcccaggagctgctgctgacaaatcACCCATGATGCTCTCtggtgaaacaaacacacaacacgtTCAAATCATCAGATTTTCCACATGGCTAATAATTAGCTTCGTTAGCTTTACTGGCCTCCAAAGCAATCAGGACATAGATGCATCAGTGCAGGACACTTGTAATATTGATGTTCATGTGTGTCACAATATGGAAAATATTTAGAATCACAAAATCAATGATGTTTCAGTCTCATGCATTACAGTAAATCAGACAGAACTCCGTTTAAAAACCTGCAGATCTACTTTGGGATTTTCCCCAAACATCAGCTGGACGGAGGGAAACCACAGGAATAATGTGTTCACGTGCAGTTCGATAATTGTGGACCGCTGCATCGTGTCCAGAACCTGCTGCTAcctgtttacagtctgttcAAGTCGACTGAAACTCACAAGGTGAACAAAGAGCACTGATGCATTTAGGCATTTCAGTTCAGGGAGGGCGAAACTTTCAAATGCTCGGGTTAAAGAGAAGTAGTTCTTCCTGATTATATGAAAGCAAGAAACTGTCCGGTGTAAACTGcactgtagatgtgtgtgtacacacaggaGTGAGTATACAGCATTTCAAACACTGCCTCAAACCGCAGGGAAATATAAGATATAACACGGTTTTCTCACTCAGGAAataattgtgttattttataaaTCATAGTGATGATAGTCGCAGTCACTGGCAGAACATTTTCCTGTTGATGTCTCCAAAttctcaaatgtttttttcttcaatcaTCTTTTATAGAAGACCAGAGAAAACTAAAACACCCAAAttaaaaacgtgtgtgtgtgtgtgtgtgtgtgtgtgtaactcatCAGAGATGCAGTAACTACCTTGATCAGGGTCTTTGAACACCTCTTGAGGTTTGACTGCATGTTCATACAGCCcctgaaaaacagacagaacagcacagagcagcagatgtTAAAAGGACAAATCAGCTCTGGACGGTTCCTTTACAGTGATGCATGTTCTTtttcagttgtatttattttatacatttatatgtgtgtttttccctttttttgcaCAAATAGATAAAGTGAAACTTGTAATAATGCGATGAAATCCACTGAGGGTAACATGTAATTATAGACTTCAGTCACAAAATTCTATATtttacatcagtaataataCGTGTGATCCAGACATTGATTTCTCAGACTGGACATCAATTTATGAAATCTGCTTTTTAATCCCTATGTATGCGTTTAGTGCAGCAGTCTGTgatcctgcccccccccccaccaactGACTCTGACACCCACCATGAGTTTCCGTTCAGCCTTGAGGGAATGGACCACATGTGGAAGGATCTGTCTCGGGTACGTACGGCGCCTCCTGGTGGTCTCAACGATGGTGTCATCCAGGAGGCTTCCCAGATCGACGTCCTCATCCTCTGCTCAGTGTGACAGCGGAGACAGAAACTGTAGTTTATTAAACGGGCTGATGGAAACAGGTCGTATGGAGTTTGAGAGGAGAAAGTGACTCACCTTCAACATCAGGCGCCTCCTCCCAGGGATGTCCATTCACCAACACGTTCTCCTGAACTGCCGCCTCAAAGTTCTGCACAGATACAGAGACTGATCACTACTGAACACACGTCCGtcaaactgcacaaacacagcatcaCAAATACAGCACATTTACCTCATAAACTGCTACTGAAGGAACCATTTTCTAATTTTATCATAGATGAATCTGTGGATTCCTTTAAGGCCCAATGTGATGTCAAAGTGATTTGTTTTACATATTCACTTTACtatcacaaagaaaagcagcaaattctcagaTTTCAGATGATGGTTCTGAGGAGTCTTTGGTTCATCTTGCTCCAAAATGACTTAAAATAGTTGCAAACTCTTTTTCTGTCCATGAAGTTTTGATTAAGTGCCTTAACATTTTGACTCTACTCATTCCCATTTGCTTAACCCAATATTCACAGTAGGGATGTAAATCATATGCTGCTTTATTCTGATGCAGACTGCTGGTAGATTTTAGCCTGAATGTCTGTTAgcttaaatgattttaaataaataaatgttgctgTCCTCATATCATCTCTAAGCCGAAAGTATTATTCCATCTCAACAAATACCTGAAAGGccttaaatgttgtttttgctggAGTGTGTGGATGTTAGCAGCtaaacaaacactaaatacGAGATTTTACGAACGGGATTTGGTGTAATTTCACAGACGGTTCTGCGCATAAAAACAACGTTTAGCGGTTTGTTGATACTGGACAGGAACAGTTCAGTTGTCCCTGAGatatttaaaatgacagttaGAGACATTAAGATGTAAACGGTTGGTGTTGACTCACcgccagcagctcctccagtaAAACTCGCTTCGTGTCCTCGGTAATTTCCGTCTGTCCTCGGAGAGCCGACTTCAGaatgtctttgtatttattcatctgCCCGACGACTTGTTTCTTCGACCTTATCTGAACTCTGTATTCTTGGTTTGTCTCATCACTAGACGAGCTTTCAGTCTCCACGGTTGCCATTTTTACCGCCaactgtgtttatatatttttaaaccgGAATTGAGCTTCTAACTTCCGTGTCC
The window above is part of the Seriola aureovittata isolate HTS-2021-v1 ecotype China chromosome 19, ASM2101889v1, whole genome shotgun sequence genome. Proteins encoded here:
- the nsl1 gene encoding kinetochore-associated protein NSL1 homolog; translation: MATVETESSSSDETNQEYRVQIRSKKQVVGQMNKYKDILKSALRGQTEITEDTKRVLLEELLANFEAAVQENVLVNGHPWEEAPDVEEDEDVDLGSLLDDTIVETTRRRRTYPRQILPHVVHSLKAERKLMGLYEHAVKPQEVFKDPDQESIMGDLSAAAPGMVKQAIQVIKSINTLQKQAEGLCEILNMKPSHATLEIHREVFGYNGQSDAPLPAAGAAERNKQPIKRAVEEAAATDCYVPLAKKPDCPAGEGEPE